The sequence AAGCCTCCAGGAGGCCGGATGCTGAGCTTTGCAATAGTGGCCTGGATAGAGCTGATGGGCACGTCTCCTCCGAGGACCAGGTCCTGGGAGTCCTGAGGAAGGTGATTCTGAGAAGACAGAAGTGGGTAAAGACGAGGGTCACAAGACTGTGGctgtccccacagcccccaggagTTCCTTCCTTACCTTCTGGCTGATGCTTGTGCCGGCTGAGGGTTTACATGGAGGGGGCATGCCATGGCGCTGCAGGACCTGCTCCACGTGTCTCACCACTGCCTCGTGGCAGAACCTGAGGTGCAGCTGCAGAGGTGCATTTGGCTTGGTTAGCTGGGCAGAGCCCTGGGACCCCAGGGCAGAAGGCCCAGTCCAACACCCACTGGCCCAGACCCTCACTTTCTCCTGCAGCATGTGTTTCCTCTGCTGCCGCATGCGGCGCACCAGCTGAGGCAGCTCCGGGATCCCGTTTCCAGCCTCCACCTCCTGCACAGCCGCATAGAGCAGTGCGAAGGCTCCCGTGCGGCCCACTCCGGAGCTGTGGCAGGAAGTGGGTGTAAGGCCAGGCCAAAGCCCATGGCAGAGGAACCTCAGGCAGCTGCCCACCTGCTACCTGCACCCTACCTGCAGTGCACGACGATGGGTGTGTGCAGGGGTCGCTGGTGCAGGTAATGTGCATGCACCTCCTGGATGAAGCGCAGCAGGTTGCTGGGGCTGTCAGGCAGGCCTCTGCGGGGGCAGGGCAGCGCTTTTGAGCCAGACCTGATCAGAgatcctccccacccctccccaccctaaGGAGCAGAAGGCCCCCAGGTCCCCAACTACCACCCAGGGCAGCAGACGCACAACTCAGGCCAGGTGGAGAAGTGGAGGTGCACGAGTGAACGCTTGAGGCTCTGGTCACGGAACTGCAGGCTCAGCACCCGCTCCACGTGCGTCTCAGTGGTGCGGACACTGCTCAGGGCCAGATTCAAGGCACCGTGCaccatgggctggcccctctcagtGGGGAAGTACCGTGCCACCTTTTGCTGAGGGGCAAATAGATGGGGCAGTTAGGGCTGGTTTTCCAGCGTCCCTCCTGGGTGCCCATCCAACCTCTCCCTCTCACCTTCTCCATCTCGGCCTCAGACACCAACATGACAATGACTGACACTTTTTGCTCATGCACCATGAGCCAGAAGTCAGCAGCTGTGCCAGGCAGTGGGGCCTGGGTGGCCACCAATGGTGGGCAGTATGGCGAAAGCCCTTCCACACGGCTGGCGTTGATATAGTCATCCTTGCCTGAGCGCAGCACCACGCGGTTACTATCATAGGGCATGACGTCCTGGTGCCGGTTCTTGAGTGAGTAGCAGCGGGCAATGGCGATGGAGCGGCCACGGGCATCGTGTTCCTGTGCGTCTTGCAGCTCCCGCCATACAGTGTCCAGAGCCGCTGCATCGCCCAACTGGCCCCGAAAGGCCTCCAGCTCCTGCTGCAACTGCTGCAGCCTCTCAGGGTGCTCATAGGGGTCCCGCTCAATCAGCCGCAGGGCCTGTGGCCGCCGGCCCTCAGCCGCATCCACCTTAGTAGGCTGCAGCAGGGGCTGCCCACCCCCAGGAGGCTGGGTGCCTCCATGCTGGCTCTCAGGGCTGGAGGAAAGCAGATCTGCAGCTGCAGTGCCTCGGCGCAGGCACGAGGGTGGCTCTGCTGCAGGGGACCGAGGAGgtactgggccaggccctggggatggggcaggtGAAGGCACCAGGTGGGGACTGGGGGTGGGCTGGCTGGCAGGTGGGGGGCCTCGAATGGAGAGAGGGGCTGCTTGGGGGCCCAGGGGCCTGGAGGCAGGCGCAGGACCATATGCCAGGGtgggatggggagactgaggaggCCCAGGGCTAGGGAATGGCAGAGCCCCTGAATGGGGGGGCAGAGGGTCCTGAGAGGGGCCAGGGTAGACCTGGGTGTGCAAAGCTGGTGGTGGCTGCCCCAGGACACCAGGCTGAGGGGCAAAGGGATAGGGGCGTTGAGAGGCTACCAGTGCCGGAGCCTGGGGTGGGAAGAGGTGTGGATGCTGGAGTGCAAGGGGCTGCTGAGGGGGCGGGGGCCCAAATGCTGCTCGTgtgggctgaggctggggctggggcccaaCCCTCGGGGCTGGAAAACCCGTGGGGATCCCAGGAGAAAAGTGGTGCTGGGCTGCGGGTGCTGGGAGGGGCTGCTTGGCCCCTAGAGGGTAGGTGTAGGGCGTAGGCAATGGCTGTTGTGGGGGCACCGggaagcagggctggggaggaacAGGGCTGGGGTTGGGCCGTGGTGCTGTGTGGCTGGAGATGGGGGCCTGGACACTATCTACTGTGGTAGTAGCTGGCTGAACCCCCATGGTCAACTCAGGGCCTGAGAactggggaggtggggctgagggcATACCTGCAACTGCTGGGGGTGGCCCTACCCCCCCATAGGGACTGCTCACCACACCATGCTGGGGGGAGGATCGGGGCACAAGGCCCAGCTCTGGTGTGTAGGCAGGGGCTGGGTAGAGGGCAGGTCCGGGTACCATGGCCATTGCAGGAtgccctggggcctggggtgcCCTGGGCTGCAACATCTGGGTGGGGCCCGAGTAGGTACCAGCAGGTAAGGGTCCCGAGAGATAGTGGGGTCCTGGGCCTgcagaggcagggaaggggctgggaggaaaGTGGAGTGGGGCAGCAGTTCCTAGGAAGGTGTCAGGTGGCCGTGGGCCAACCACCATGTCAGGGGGCAGACTGCGCAGCTCCTcgggcaggtctgctgtctccactgcctcaccctcctccctgcgGGGCAGGAACGGCTTTGGGGCTGTGGGCCGTGGTGGCGGCTTCTTCTTCAGCTCCCTGTGGGACAACATAAGAAGTGGAGCCAGACTCCCATCAGCCCAGCCTGGGTTTGGGCTGCGGCCGTGCCTGGGCCCCGGGCCACACTCACCTGTCCAGGAGCTGCTGGCGGGCAGCCTCACGGGCCTGGCAGGTGGACTGTGCTCGTTCCAAGAGAGCGGCCACCTTACTCTCCAGGTCCGCATAGAAGTCCTTGCCCTCCTGGGACTTCTTCATCAGGTCCTCATAGGCTTCATAAGAGGCCACCAGGGTCTGTAGCGTGGAGTTCCACCTGGTGGACAGAAGGGCCAGCAGAAGGTGAACAGCTAGAGCCAAGCTCTGAGAGAGACTGGGAGGGACTCTGGGCAAGAGCACAGGGCCAGACACTGACTTTTGGTCCAGTTCGCTGAGCACCCGCCGCACTGCTGCATACTGCACGTTGGCTTCTGTCAGTGCCCGAAGCACGTTGTCCTGGGCAGCCAGGTTCTGCTCCAGGTACACTCTCAGCTGGTCATACTTCTTCAGCTGCTCCTCAAACAGCTTCTGAGGAAGTGTTGGGGGATGAAGGACAGACACTCAGGGCCTCACAGGGCCACACAGGAGCCCTGTGTCAAAGCTCCTCCACCCTGCTCACCCAGTCCGACCTTAATCTCTGAGTGGTCCGTAGTAACCAGTGAGGCAGTGATGTCATCCTTCTGAATAAGCTCACGCAGCTGCTGCTCCAGGGACACACGCTGGTCCCGCATCTCCTGCACCTTGGCCAGGATACGCTTCAGATTCTGCAGCACAGCCTTGTCCTCTGGGAGCAGCAGTGGTCAGTGAGGCCAAAGAAACTCCCAGCTCCACGTCTCTTCCCGCGGGTTTGGGACAGGCGGGGCTCACCTGGGGTGAGGGCTGGCGTGGGCAGGGCAGCACGGACCTGGTCCAGCGGCCCACTGAGCAGGCGCAGGTTGCCAACGTGCAGATTCATGGCACGGTGCAGCTCACTGTTGGTGAAGGAGGCCTTCTCATGGACCTCCATGTACTTGGCCCATTCTCGCCTCACCTCTGCCAGCTCAGCCTTGGAGACTGCCAggctggctcctgcctggcccacTGCCTCCTGCAGCTTCTGGTCTAGCAGCTCATCCTCCTCCAGCAGGTCCCTGATGTCCTTCAGGGAGGCCTCCACATCCGTGAACACACCTGACagcactgggggggggggggggggtgtgggagAGTGGGGAACAGCTTCTGAGGCAAGCAGGCCAGGCACCCACTGCGGCCCATCCCCCAAGAGAGAGAACTGCCCACTCAGTCAAGGGCTTGTGTGTGGCCCACTGCTTGCTCAGCAATGCAGATGGGCGGGCAGAGAGGGTACAGCGATCCATGTAGGTGGGTGCTTGTGCCAGGTGCTTGGAGAGATGCAATTGCCATCCTTGGCGAACAGGGGACATGGAGACCATAGCAGATGACTTCCATATTCTCACCCTCCACCTGCTTGCTCTCCCCCTCACTCACCTTGCATGGACTGAACGAGGTTCCTGACGGTGTCGGGCCGGACACTGAGAGCCGCACACTTCTCCATGAGCTGGGGTGGGATGTGGCTGTATGCATCAAGGTTGTCCACTGTCTCAGGATCCAGCTGCATTGAATCCATGAACTGGCTGCGAGGGGCAACAGGACCAGGAGCTGGGTGCTGACTCAACTCCTCACATGTAAAAGGAGCCCACTAGGGCCAGTCCCCACCACTGAAGCTAGGTCTGAGGTCCTAGCAGAGAGCAAATCAACATTCCAACTTCCAGCACTGGATCTGGTCTGGCCTAGCCTCACAGAACATGCTCAGGGCACTGCTGAAAACAATGGGACAGAAGGGACATCCTCCTCCCAAGATATGTGACTCATTTTACACATGCAGCACAcgaggcccagagcagggagggcAGAGCAAGGAAACCTGGTACAAGCAGATGCTACTCTCTCTGTTGCAGGCAGCACTGGGGACCCCACAGAGGTCTGGCGTGTACCCCCACAtctcccactcccagccctgcACTCACTCCAGGACTTCATTCTTGTCCTCAATCTTGGCCATCATCTCCCGAAGCAGCTTGGCCTTCTCCTCACTGCAGAAGTGACAGAGCAGCTGTTGGAAGCCTATGTCCCTTGAGACATCCCCACCCCACCTGTGCTAACCGTAGTgccagcccctcccacccacctGTATAGCGAGGAGGCTTCATGGGCAGCCATGGGTACCAGTTTGGCGAAGATGTCAGGGCCTGTAACAGCTGGATCTGTGGGGTTCACTGGTAAGGGCTTCACCAAGGGGGCacctgggagggggaggaagaattCTGGAGACCAGGCCCACAAACCTCCAGTCTGCCTCTGTTCTGTCCCATGTTCACCTCCTACCCCAATCTCGGCCTCCCCTCAGCTTCAGACCTTTCACAGGCTGAAGGGTGTCCAGTGCTGGAACAGCCTCATGGTAGATGAAGTCGTTGTCCTTCTTGGCAGAATTGTACCTGGGGGTCAGGAGAAGGGAGAGTGGGAAGTCTTGGGTGATCAGTGGGAATCCAGGACCTAGCCTCCCACGTGGGCCACTGCTCTCTGGCACTGGTGGCTTCCTCCCAATGATGTAGGCAGAGGGCCAAGACCCTTCCTAACAAGAAGGAACCAGGGCCATCCCTAGCCCCACAGACTCACTTTCCTCCAATGACATCCATAGTGAAGCGAAGTGCGTCTTGCACAGTATCAGGCTGGCCCTGTGCGGTAGGGATGGAGGATGCTCAGCACCAACCAAGGCCAGTGCCAGGACACCCCTCAGCCCCACCAGGCCTGCCTCCTGTAATCTCAGAGCTCTGAGGCGTGGCCAGGCTCTTCTTCAGCTTTACCTTGGCCAACTTGATGGCTTCATTGAGCTTGTCCAGGGCACTCTGGAAGTATGCAACCTGTGGGGGGCAGCAGGCAGAGCCTGGTCCGTCCTTCCTTGCTTGGACCCTACTCCTTCTGACACCCACTGAGCACTGCCCGGCTATCAGGTGACCCATTAGAAGACAAGAAGCTGAGGAGGCAGCCAGGTGCCAGCCCAGCCAACACGACCAAGGTTAGCATCACACCCTGCTCCACCTTACAGCTTACACTTCCAACTAGCCCTCTCCTGAGGGGAGCCTGCTACATGTCCTCAGTCCCCTAGGGATGAGGGCTGCAAGATGGGACAACACATAAGAAACACACGGCCTGCAGCAGGGGAGTGGCCAGGGATATGGGGg is a genomic window of Equus asinus isolate D_3611 breed Donkey chromosome 21, EquAss-T2T_v2, whole genome shotgun sequence containing:
- the PTPN23 gene encoding tyrosine-protein phosphatase non-receptor type 23 isoform X2; amino-acid sequence: MGSGQEAAVPVTWTEIFSGKSVAHEDIKYEQACILYNLGALHSMLGAMDKRVSEEGMKVSCTHFQCAAGAFAYLREHFPHAYSVDMSRQILTLNVNLMLGQAQECLLEKSMLDNRKSFLVARISAQVVDYYKEACRALENPDTASLLGRIQKDWKKLVQMKIYYFAAVAHLHMGKQAEEQQKFGERVAYFQSALDKLNEAIKLAKGQPDTVQDALRFTMDVIGGKYNSAKKDNDFIYHEAVPALDTLQPVKGAPLVKPLPVNPTDPAVTGPDIFAKLVPMAAHEASSLYSEEKAKLLREMMAKIEDKNEVLDQFMDSMQLDPETVDNLDAYSHIPPQLMEKCAALSVRPDTVRNLVQSMQVLSGVFTDVEASLKDIRDLLEEDELLDQKLQEAVGQAGASLAVSKAELAEVRREWAKYMEVHEKASFTNSELHRAMNLHVGNLRLLSGPLDQVRAALPTPALTPEDKAVLQNLKRILAKVQEMRDQRVSLEQQLRELIQKDDITASLVTTDHSEIKKLFEEQLKKYDQLRVYLEQNLAAQDNVLRALTEANVQYAAVRRVLSELDQKWNSTLQTLVASYEAYEDLMKKSQEGKDFYADLESKVAALLERAQSTCQAREAARQQLLDRELKKKPPPRPTAPKPFLPRREEGEAVETADLPEELRSLPPDMVVGPRPPDTFLGTAAPLHFPPSPFPASAGPGPHYLSGPLPAGTYSGPTQMLQPRAPQAPGHPAMAMVPGPALYPAPAYTPELGLVPRSSPQHGVVSSPYGGVGPPPAVAGMPSAPPPQFSGPELTMGVQPATTTVDSVQAPISSHTAPRPNPSPVPPQPCFPVPPQQPLPTPYTYPLGAKQPLPAPAAQHHFSPGIPTGFPAPRVGPQPQPQPTRAAFGPPPPQQPLALQHPHLFPPQAPALVASQRPYPFAPQPGVLGQPPPALHTQVYPGPSQDPLPPHSGALPFPSPGPPQSPHPTLAYGPAPASRPLGPQAAPLSIRGPPPASQPTPSPHLVPSPAPSPGPGPVPPRSPAAEPPSCLRRGTAAADLLSSSPESQHGGTQPPGGGQPLLQPTKVDAAEGRRPQALRLIERDPYEHPERLQQLQQELEAFRGQLGDAAALDTVWRELQDAQEHDARGRSIAIARCYSLKNRHQDVMPYDSNRVVLRSGKDDYINASRVEGLSPYCPPLVATQAPLPGTAADFWLMVHEQKVSVIVMLVSEAEMEKQKVARYFPTERGQPMVHGALNLALSSVRTTETHVERVLSLQFRDQSLKRSLVHLHFSTWPELGLPDSPSNLLRFIQEVHAHYLHQRPLHTPIVVHCSSGVGRTGAFALLYAAVQEVEAGNGIPELPQLVRRMRQQRKHMLQEKLHLRFCHEAVVRHVEQVLQRHGMPPPCKPSAGTSISQKNHLPQDSQDLVLGGDVPISSIQATIAKLSIRPPGGLDSPAASLPGPVEPPGPPPASLPESTQLPSSSPPPLSSPLPEAPQPQEEQPAPEVPSVGPPSSSLELLASLTPEAFSLDSSLQRKQRMSKQNFLQAHNGQGLRAARPTDDPLSLLDPLWTLNKT
- the PTPN23 gene encoding tyrosine-protein phosphatase non-receptor type 23 isoform X1, giving the protein MEAVPRMPMIWLDLKEAGDFHFQPAVKKFVLKNYGENPEAYNEELKKLELLRQNAVRVPRDFEGCSVLRKYLGQLHYLQSRVPMGSGQEAAVPVTWTEIFSGKSVAHEDIKYEQACILYNLGALHSMLGAMDKRVSEEGMKVSCTHFQCAAGAFAYLREHFPHAYSVDMSRQILTLNVNLMLGQAQECLLEKSMLDNRKSFLVARISAQVVDYYKEACRALENPDTASLLGRIQKDWKKLVQMKIYYFAAVAHLHMGKQAEEQQKFGERVAYFQSALDKLNEAIKLAKGQPDTVQDALRFTMDVIGGKYNSAKKDNDFIYHEAVPALDTLQPVKGAPLVKPLPVNPTDPAVTGPDIFAKLVPMAAHEASSLYSEEKAKLLREMMAKIEDKNEVLDQFMDSMQLDPETVDNLDAYSHIPPQLMEKCAALSVRPDTVRNLVQSMQVLSGVFTDVEASLKDIRDLLEEDELLDQKLQEAVGQAGASLAVSKAELAEVRREWAKYMEVHEKASFTNSELHRAMNLHVGNLRLLSGPLDQVRAALPTPALTPEDKAVLQNLKRILAKVQEMRDQRVSLEQQLRELIQKDDITASLVTTDHSEIKKLFEEQLKKYDQLRVYLEQNLAAQDNVLRALTEANVQYAAVRRVLSELDQKWNSTLQTLVASYEAYEDLMKKSQEGKDFYADLESKVAALLERAQSTCQAREAARQQLLDRELKKKPPPRPTAPKPFLPRREEGEAVETADLPEELRSLPPDMVVGPRPPDTFLGTAAPLHFPPSPFPASAGPGPHYLSGPLPAGTYSGPTQMLQPRAPQAPGHPAMAMVPGPALYPAPAYTPELGLVPRSSPQHGVVSSPYGGVGPPPAVAGMPSAPPPQFSGPELTMGVQPATTTVDSVQAPISSHTAPRPNPSPVPPQPCFPVPPQQPLPTPYTYPLGAKQPLPAPAAQHHFSPGIPTGFPAPRVGPQPQPQPTRAAFGPPPPQQPLALQHPHLFPPQAPALVASQRPYPFAPQPGVLGQPPPALHTQVYPGPSQDPLPPHSGALPFPSPGPPQSPHPTLAYGPAPASRPLGPQAAPLSIRGPPPASQPTPSPHLVPSPAPSPGPGPVPPRSPAAEPPSCLRRGTAAADLLSSSPESQHGGTQPPGGGQPLLQPTKVDAAEGRRPQALRLIERDPYEHPERLQQLQQELEAFRGQLGDAAALDTVWRELQDAQEHDARGRSIAIARCYSLKNRHQDVMPYDSNRVVLRSGKDDYINASRVEGLSPYCPPLVATQAPLPGTAADFWLMVHEQKVSVIVMLVSEAEMEKQKVARYFPTERGQPMVHGALNLALSSVRTTETHVERVLSLQFRDQSLKRSLVHLHFSTWPELGLPDSPSNLLRFIQEVHAHYLHQRPLHTPIVVHCSSGVGRTGAFALLYAAVQEVEAGNGIPELPQLVRRMRQQRKHMLQEKLHLRFCHEAVVRHVEQVLQRHGMPPPCKPSAGTSISQKNHLPQDSQDLVLGGDVPISSIQATIAKLSIRPPGGLDSPAASLPGPVEPPGPPPASLPESTQLPSSSPPPLSSPLPEAPQPQEEQPAPEVPSVGPPSSSLELLASLTPEAFSLDSSLQRKQRMSKQNFLQAHNGQGLRAARPTDDPLSLLDPLWTLNKT
- the PTPN23 gene encoding tyrosine-protein phosphatase non-receptor type 23 isoform X3; translation: MLGAMDKRVSEEGMKVSCTHFQCAAGAFAYLREHFPHAYSVDMSRQILTLNVNLMLGQAQECLLEKSMLDNRKSFLVARISAQVVDYYKEACRALENPDTASLLGRIQKDWKKLVQMKIYYFAAVAHLHMGKQAEEQQKFGERVAYFQSALDKLNEAIKLAKGQPDTVQDALRFTMDVIGGKYNSAKKDNDFIYHEAVPALDTLQPVKGAPLVKPLPVNPTDPAVTGPDIFAKLVPMAAHEASSLYSEEKAKLLREMMAKIEDKNEVLDQFMDSMQLDPETVDNLDAYSHIPPQLMEKCAALSVRPDTVRNLVQSMQVLSGVFTDVEASLKDIRDLLEEDELLDQKLQEAVGQAGASLAVSKAELAEVRREWAKYMEVHEKASFTNSELHRAMNLHVGNLRLLSGPLDQVRAALPTPALTPEDKAVLQNLKRILAKVQEMRDQRVSLEQQLRELIQKDDITASLVTTDHSEIKKLFEEQLKKYDQLRVYLEQNLAAQDNVLRALTEANVQYAAVRRVLSELDQKWNSTLQTLVASYEAYEDLMKKSQEGKDFYADLESKVAALLERAQSTCQAREAARQQLLDRELKKKPPPRPTAPKPFLPRREEGEAVETADLPEELRSLPPDMVVGPRPPDTFLGTAAPLHFPPSPFPASAGPGPHYLSGPLPAGTYSGPTQMLQPRAPQAPGHPAMAMVPGPALYPAPAYTPELGLVPRSSPQHGVVSSPYGGVGPPPAVAGMPSAPPPQFSGPELTMGVQPATTTVDSVQAPISSHTAPRPNPSPVPPQPCFPVPPQQPLPTPYTYPLGAKQPLPAPAAQHHFSPGIPTGFPAPRVGPQPQPQPTRAAFGPPPPQQPLALQHPHLFPPQAPALVASQRPYPFAPQPGVLGQPPPALHTQVYPGPSQDPLPPHSGALPFPSPGPPQSPHPTLAYGPAPASRPLGPQAAPLSIRGPPPASQPTPSPHLVPSPAPSPGPGPVPPRSPAAEPPSCLRRGTAAADLLSSSPESQHGGTQPPGGGQPLLQPTKVDAAEGRRPQALRLIERDPYEHPERLQQLQQELEAFRGQLGDAAALDTVWRELQDAQEHDARGRSIAIARCYSLKNRHQDVMPYDSNRVVLRSGKDDYINASRVEGLSPYCPPLVATQAPLPGTAADFWLMVHEQKVSVIVMLVSEAEMEKQKVARYFPTERGQPMVHGALNLALSSVRTTETHVERVLSLQFRDQSLKRSLVHLHFSTWPELGLPDSPSNLLRFIQEVHAHYLHQRPLHTPIVVHCSSGVGRTGAFALLYAAVQEVEAGNGIPELPQLVRRMRQQRKHMLQEKLHLRFCHEAVVRHVEQVLQRHGMPPPCKPSAGTSISQKNHLPQDSQDLVLGGDVPISSIQATIAKLSIRPPGGLDSPAASLPGPVEPPGPPPASLPESTQLPSSSPPPLSSPLPEAPQPQEEQPAPEVPSVGPPSSSLELLASLTPEAFSLDSSLQRKQRMSKQNFLQAHNGQGLRAARPTDDPLSLLDPLWTLNKT